AAACCTGGAGCATTGTCACCCCACATTTGATATATCCCTATCTAAGATACACAATGTCGTGCATTTGGTGATACAAagtggcaagtagacaaggaccccatgcGAACACCTGTCTATGCACAACCATGTCATGTATGACTCTGCCCCAACAAACTGGGAACCCATGTGTCCTCCTATAAGGAATCAATATACCTGCTACTATACTGCATAACACGATGGTAAGGTCATCATAATCCATTGCCTCCCAAGGAATCTCATATCGACCTCTGATCTAGAGCTCCTCCTCTGTACACTCAAGAAGCTCACACATATCGGATATACCAACTCGATGATCATATATAACCCCCGCACCATGAATGGGAATGTGcaagatgcgccatacatcctccaaagtGATCGACACCTCTCTAGTAGGTAAATGGaaagaacatgtctctgaatgTCAGCGCTCAACTAACGTTGTGATCATGACCTTGTTGGCTGTAACCTCGAGCAAGTGTAATACATGATACAAACCAACCTGTCGAACCAAGGCAACATCCTCAACACTCAACTTGGATCGAAGATCGAAACCATCGGGCCTTGTTTGTCTACATACTAATACACTCAAATTCTCCTACACATGAAAACACAACGAAGTCAAACAAGTATTCGCATGACAAAAAATCAAACATACATGTTATAAAATCAAAGTTTACAACAAATACGAATTAATTGTTACAAATgtgcacaaaaataaaaaattgcaaacCATTAAAGACAATTGTGCATCAGTAGTAACATACGCACATCAACATGAATAAATGTGCATTAACATGAACAAATTCAAATTCATAAGGACAAATGCGAACAAAAACAATGAATGCGTAGCTgaaaaagaaaatgcaaatcaataAAGACAATTGCGCATTTACCGATATACAAATGCGAATTACTTAATTTTTGGACATTTGAACAAAATCTAGAAAATCTAGCACAAATAGGCAAAAACGAGAATGTTTTTTGGAATAAGTGCAATCGTGCTCGGAAGCCGGCCATGATGCTCACAAAGTCATAGGAAAGCTCAAAAATCAGAAGGAAATCCAAGAACTAAAaagaatgcaaatgagcaaatgaaaggtcagaagcactatttatagctcaaaattagggtttttaccactcCAATGGTTGTGGTCCCCTTGAACTTTAACGCACTTGTAGACAGATCAAATGAAGTCGAAATTGCGTGAAACTTGAAACAATTTCTCACTAGCACTATATCGAAAAAACTGTCTCAATTCcataattttttgaccacttttctcgagggggcatatttacacctaaAGCGTCACAGGGGTATACTGGGGCAAAAAAAAAATcgctttctttgaaacaacgtcgtttcgAAACTGTATCAAATaggagcaaatgtagacaccttaaaatgtctcattaatcatgtgctaatttatcatcttattagttaaataattatttaattaagctaatttgttcttctaaactaatttaatcatcagtTTCAATCTTATTAATTGTTCAATTTctatctattaattaattcatcattaaccccttaaataatctttattatttaattaatcctatttctaatgattaaataatttcatttaaattatttaattcattcattcattcctccaaatccccaaatttgaatttcaattaattccgtctaatttcatttctcccaaattcacatttcaccaaatctgaatttcaattaattttagtAAATCTCATatgcatttcaccattcaaaaatcaaaatgaaaatgaatttcaattcaatctcctacaacacatgttgaaaatcataattgatttatcaaatcaattaactaatcagttaactcttcaatctccctttttcactccaaatcaccttttctgactaatcaatcaattcagtcttctcctcaatcaatctagtcaactggcTAATCAATTCAGTTATCTCCCTAATCTATTCAGTccactgatcaatcaaatgagttaacaaatcaatctatcatgttaatagatcaatcaactcacttaactgatcaatcaaaatcagttgaactatcaatcaacacttcagttcaatTTCTCCCCCCATCTCACCTGAAAATATATAAAAGCAAGGGCTATTTCCcaatttcaatctagaatcacagaatTATAATCTTCAAAACAATtcgaagaagagcaatggaagccttgttacatcaattgagggagtttaattagatttcattttgatattcaattgatttagcattatttcattgtcattaaGGAGTATTtataattagattagagttgtgattcactcttataaTCTGATTATCTTAATTATGACTGAATTTACCCCTAGAAACACTAATCACTCTCTAGAATCTAATGATGAGGAATATGTTCCCTCTCCAATGACTTTAGTCTCAactattttttaaaaatgaattctcCTCATGACCAACTCTTTTGACCTATGGCATGATTTAGAGGCTGGCAAAGAAGTAACTATCAGTTTGATGATGATTTGGTGACCAAGAATGTTGTCAAGGGTAAATGAAATCATGATGATAATATAACTATCCATATGCTTCTTTGTTCTCGTAGCATTGACTCTATCAAGTCTTTGCAATAAAGGATGGACACCTAAAGAGTTAATAATGTGTTAATTTTTAATCTTAAGGCAATGTGGAGGTCAATTGACTCTCTACACCTCCTCTAGAATGTTGTGTGAGAGTTCTATAAGAGAATTTTAGAGGTTACTCTTGAGGGTCTTGTTATGAAGGCCAAAAGTAAAGACTTTAAGTTGGACTTTTTGTGTTCTCGTTTGATGAATGGGAGAATGTGTCTCTCCCAAAAGATATTATGTAATTGGTGGTTTTTCTATTATTTGATCATTATTTTGTGCTAGCTTTTTCTACCCTACTAATAGTTTTGGTATTTTTTCTAGTTTTACTATTTGTAGCCTTTGAGCTTGCTTTGTAATAGGGTTGGGACTTTGGTTTCCcattatattatataaaaaatatgtATTTAGTGGTCGAGTCCCTCAAGGTCTACTAAAGCCTCCTTCTAGATAATCTTTATCTTAACATTTTGGATTGAAATCCCCCCTTTATATTAATAACCACCAATTCAATATGTTTTATTCAAAATGAACCAACTTCTTTCTAAATGTTGAATCCTgccaaaaaatttaaaacattaaatgccATAACGAAATCTAcaaatcatatatgatatgttagaGATAAATAAAACCGACATAAAAAACCCACCTCTACCATGCAATATGCTCAAtaataacaaacaacaaatgcaATTTGTCATGTTTATTTAAAAAACAATGAATCAATATCTTTTTAAACATTGAGAAAAATTATAGTCTTTGTGAGTGGCAATACATAGGAGGAAGAAAGATAGGAATGCCAATTTTAAAGGGTTCAAAATGTGGTGctagaaaaatgaaaacaacatAAATTTTAAAAACTAATGAAGTGTCTACATGTGCACatctttttaaaacaaaaatgtagACATCGGTCAAGAGTTTTACAACCTAATAAGAGATTGCAAATCATTTTTCAAGCTCGTTTTTTAATAGGAAACATGAATCCTATTCATAGTGATTCATGATGGAGGTGgatgtgttgagacatggaccagctaggacttgaacctaggaccttccatacgttggtggagtgctctaccattgagctactgatccctcttggaccaatccatctttggtctgagtgtggcttattttcaacaccaatgcccccccttaagccacacctctcgtgtgcttggggctcctagcctagaccaggctttgataccatggTGAGACATGAACCAACTAGGACtggaacctaggaccttccatacactgctggagtgctctaccattgagctactgacccctcttggaccagtccatcatcgattcgggtgtggcttattttcaacaccaacatgATGAATGGTACATCTAGGATCCATaatttaaaatgaattgaaaaatatAACAAGTTGCTagaaaatagatgaaaaaaaaTTGAGTCAGCTAAATATAATGGAGCCAGTAGTATGCAAGAATAATAAATGCGAATAAACACATTGTTTACAAACTCAAGGTGTTGTTGAGCCATCACATTATCCTTAATACTAAAGAGAAGATGAACAATTGACTTTCCCATCTTAAGAGAAAACCCAACGCTATAAAACTGGTAGATATTATGTCCCAATCTTATAAGTACAAATTACGTGCATTTATTTCCCGTAAAAACTATTAattcataacaaaaaaaattaagagAGTGAACGAGCATTACTTTGTCCATCTTTCTTCAGTACCCACCCAGACCCATGGCAAATGGGcgcatctattttggctccaaaacggcagtacggattgactaacactcGTGTTAGTTGcacattttacaccgtcgattttgcaataaacgactgtgattgactaacctgtcgctaacacactatacgaaaggtctgttttggaaccagaatagcttcAACCATGACAAATCAAAGATATTTGTCCCACGACTCTAATGCTGCACCCACCAAAATCCATCAGTGACAATCGTAATAAAagcattgaaataaaataaaaaacgaaGAGAAAGATCGAACTAACCTGTGGTGGACAATGTCCAGTTGCTGTCCTGGCTAATGGCCCAAAAGAAGTATCCCAAAAGGCCCCTTTTCTTGGCGAATTTAACCTTGGCAGCCACACAGTCCGGGTTATCATAACCCACCCATAACTCTCCCGCGTAGCTGTAAGCTGACACGCTTTCCGTATCGAACACCTCAGTCGCATGCTTCTCCCGTACGAAATCTGTGATCTCAGAGTAAAACATAATACCACTTTCGTCGCTGGTACTTTGCTTGGGACCAGCCGCCACAGCAGGAGCTCCTATGCCCGTCTGGTTTTGCGACTTGAGCACCCAAGATTTCCCGTAAAGCGGCATACCCATAACAAGTTTCTCCGGTGGTAATCCAGACTCAATCCAAGATGTAATTCCATAGCTGCTCGAAATGTTGGAGCTATGATCATAAAGCACTGCGTGGGCTCCCGTGGCAGATGTGTCCCACGAGCCCTTATAGTCATAGCACATCACATTCACCCAGTCCAGGTTTTTGGCAATGGAGGCCGTCGGGTAGCTTCTGTGTTCACCGTATATGACGAAGGTGTGCGCATAGTACACGGCTGCGGTCAGGAGAAGCGGAGGGCGGCCCGACGATCTGCTCTCTAAATTTATGGCGTGTCTCCATTCTGAGAACAAATTGCCCAAATTCTCCATTTCCGTAGTGTTGGTGGGAAATTCCCAATCGAGGTCGAGGCCGTGGAAGGCGTGGCGTCTGGCGAGGGCGATGGCTGATTTTATGAAGACCGCACGGTGGATCGGATTGGTGGTCATGAGAGCCAAGGCAAGGGCGTTGGAGCCCCCGCCGTTGATGGAGATGAGCGTCTTCACGCACGGGTTTTTCTTCTGCACTGTTGCGGTGAAATCGGCCATCATTTTCTCTCCTTCCAGCTTGAATGTGTGGTTGTTCATTTGTGCAAAGCCGTAGAGGATGTGTGAGTAGAGAGGTGCGTTGATGGAGGCGGGCGGCATGAGTGAGATCTTGATAGACGGCCAATACGCTGCCTTAACACTTGATGAAACGCAATCTTTCCCTTCACCAGCCTCTGCTGAACAGAAGAATAAACATAGTGCCCAAAATACAATTCGGGTGTTCTTCATGATGGAGTTGGACAACAATTGCCGGGGATGAATCGTAAGATATGCACAGCTGAAGTGATTTAGTTTAGTGCAAAGTACGAGTCAACCCAATAATGGTGGGTTCTGTCTTTGACCGCGCCGCGCCGCCATCATCAGCATTGCAGAAATTTGGTTTGACTGCCCCATATATGCATGCCTAACCTTGACTGGTCCAAAAAGATGATTTTTTCTTTACCAAATATGGAGATATTCATTTTTGTAGCTTCCAATGTGTTGACAGTAAACAGTCGCCACACTGTTTGTGCCCGTGAAGGTTCGAAATATTGGttctttttattcaatttttattaaattattaaataagatTATTCATCTTTTTAGGTTAAAAGCCAAGGACTGAGAGGTAGGTTTGTCATACCAGTCCCTCATCTAAGGTAGAGTTGATAGGTGATAATTGATGTGAAAACATAACTTCAAATCAATGGAAAAAGTGAGTGCATAGAAAATGAAGTGGCTATCAACATCTTGTGAAAAGAAAAGGAGGCATCtatttgaaaaacattaaaaataaaaagttAGAATTTTTATTGGGTAAAGTGTTAGAGTGCAAAAGTTATAGAGAAAAATCTAAAGTAGCAGTTTATGATATATTTTGAaaaagtttaaaagttataggtaataataatatatttaaaatattactAGTATATTTATTTTTAGAAGAATATCAGTAAAGCGAAAGAtatcatatatttttattatttcatttaaaataattatattattatgttgtaattaatattaaactattaatatattattatattgtaatcaatattaaattattattaagatattattatattttttatttttttattttttcttaaactCTCACCAATGCAAAAATTCTAttaagatttattattattatattaacatatctttatattattattataatattagattgacATGATTACGAAGTTAACTATTTGTATAATGGAGATagacataattgattaatcaattaaacTCAAAGTGAGTCGTAGTTGAAAGGAAATAATAAAcacaaacatgtcaaattaaatgcttctattttttattaaagacatttgtgcatccattatgtgagcGAAATACACCTTCGACAAAATTAAATATGGATTGTTATAGTTATTTAATTTTAatagaaattaatattttttatgaaatataaaaaaatatgataaatttatttaattaaattaagtgGTATGATgttaaatctcttttttttttacttttttttttatcaaagttATTAATTTGAACTATAGGTTGAGCAACGTTTGCTACTATGCATGTTGGGGTGGTTGTGACAACTGGACTTGGATTATTTTGGAAGGATGTTGGTGCAGATGACGTCTCACCTTTGGATTTCCCTTTGTCAACCCTTGTCTTTCTATGTTGAGAAAGCTCAAGGAACACTCCCTTCTCAGGTTTAGATCAAAGGACCCTCATCTATCACTCGGGTGAGAAAGACGTGATATTTTCTAGCTTTATGTGTGATAGACCCTCCTTCTAACACCAATTTTGTTGACTACGATGTTAGCACGGACAACGATATGAGATCTAAAGATGGATATCCTCTATTGAAAAGTGATAAAAAATCACTTCGAGGATACAAAAGGCTAGGTCATAGCCATGCAAGGCAGATTAGTGGGGAACATGTATGAATTGTATTCAAGGTGGTCACTGGTTTTTGACACTTCAAGATGGAAACTATGCAAAATTCTTCAACTATCTTCTCAACAATCAAGATAATCTCTTTTTGGGATCTTTTCTGGTTTAAATATGCATAACAAATTAATAACAACATAACGACAAACATACTCTAGCAATATTTTCTACTTATAAGTATGAAATAAATTATAAAAGATGAGAAGTTtcaaaaaataaaaggaaataacAGGAAATTAAAGCTACCAAGCAATTTTTAATTGTATGATCATTCAATCCATGTAATGATTAGACCAAGTCAAATAAATCACACTACACAAATTAGATTAACACAATTCATGATAACATGATGCAATCATCTGAGGAATAGATTTAAATAataattgtatgtgggaaaagcgggtctatagaactcaatatgtgaaaatattccaaaagacttatccacacacacacacagaggacttcttggtgcaagttatggagttatgaagcataacttagcttcccaaggttggtcccatggttctctatcttacacggtccctcaaaccaatgtttatgctctcagatcactgagcaaaatggtttagggatggcaaatgcaagaacgagggatgatttttgttggttttaatatgagatgcatcctaagctatgcatgattctagaaatgcaataaactggattataagatgacaagattagtataaatactatcctagcagactatattagtctatgattgagctaaatgataaagaaagtattctaaacaggcatatttagactaatttctatctaaaagagaggctaaatgatgagcataaaaatgatatatgaaagcttgaatgtatctgagcataagtatgatactacaaacttggatgatcttaaaatggaggaatgagagctctatttatagcaaaaacagggcaatggatggtcaggattgaaagagttgatcaagggttgagtttgaaagttgggaatccatgtttgcaatttgcaccaatgaaatggtgacatgtgtcaacatagggttgggttgagagaaggggttggaggcattaaatgcctgagaagatcttatggttatctagagggtaagggtcaagcctaagttaagattacccattggattaagagttaatccaaggataaactcttgtgcaaatgattaagggataatcatggtcaaagcattaaaggcttgatgagacccttgggttggatgaaggttaagttaggcaaaaagtctctaaccatgtaagagggttgaattaaccattaatggtttgggagactttggggatattaagtggttgaagatttgaagcctttaatggttatcaaagactttaaggttttgagaagtgacttccctttgcttagggatgtgacaaagtttagaagaggggttaggctaattagaaacgattagaagagtctagaagaaattaggaaggggtttaggaagcaagtgggagatgtagaaaaatgcaagtggatggagggataataggatttaattgaaataaagttaatttaattcaatttggttgcaatttggggaaaataaataaattagatttattcaatttaggacaactatttaattaaatttgaatttaattaaaagtggataggggggatttaattgaataaaatgatttattcattaaatggtaaaaagaagtctagtgaatttaatttaaataaattgagtaatttatttaattaaatagaggaatgtgggtaatttaatttaaattggatttaattaaatagagaaatgaacataaaatattcatttaggaatatggtcatttttatacgtctacattttgcccctctttgaagtgatgtgtgtgcacatgttatttcaaagaaaatgatacgttatcgtgatttatgatcaaatgccatttttgtgtcgctcttttgatttgcaagtcatgccccagatttgatttgatgcatgatgccccagatttgatatttgatggtgatgccccctcgggagatgaatcaatattttgaaaattttgatttaatttgatgagttgtgtgtgctgtgtatgattttgtctatgtgaaatgtgtgtaaattgattcatctcccgataatgtacattgtgtatggtataggggagaccgtgacCATATTACATGTctgtttggctaaccctaatttcattttcctcctataaaaggggaaaagagctttgatttgattcatttgtgccttgttgactttagagaaagagaatttggtctgaagtcaaaatgcctattccgtattccagacatcatttcgagcgcgttcggaggtatcggagacctgcaaagtatggaccaccagtaagtcaacacttttgaccctcttttgatttttgatttggtcatttttggtcattttttgatttttaaaagtcAATTTTAGCGTTTTAGCAcgtcaaagtcatagattagcgcatacgaaattTTAGGTAGCGCATCAAGTCTATTTTTAGGGCTGCGTCCGAAACAAAATAGGGTAGCGTATAGAAAGTCTAGGTTAGCGCAGAGACTTAAAATAGTGCATGGCGAATGTCGAGTAGCGCGTTAGGTCagcagggtagcgcgtagggtagacctagcgtaTAGGGGCCACAGGGGTTTGCAGGGGTAAGGGGTTTTAGTGCGtagggtaaacctagcgcatagggtcaaacaggtagtGCCAGCGAGATATAGATTAGCGCATGGGTAGGGTTTAGCGCATAGTgtaggttaggtggtgcatggggggaaagatttagcacgtagagtcagtctagcgcatagggtgaatagattagtgCGTAGGAAAAATAGCTTAGTGCGTGGGTGAATTTTAGCGCATCGAGAATCTGTTTTAGCACATCTGGAAAAATTTGGCAAGATGAGGTGATTTGTGAATTTGTTGTGTCGTGTtgtcatgatttttatggatttgtccaatatgagtgtcgatataacttgttttaatttgcgatatttcaagttatgtatagatatcaatgtgttgtgttgttcaAAATATGAtgtgtttttgcactttgtttcaagttcaatgtgtgaagcctgatttgtgttacaagctgatataggttggaaacttgagttgttttacaagctgatatgggtgggaaacctgagttgttttacaagtttgtgtgatttggagacttgagttgtgttacaagttttgatatggtttttgagaacttgagttgtgttacaagttgatatgaaatgataggattttgaacttgatgtagatgagcaaattgtttcatgttgttgatgtgaggttgattttgatatctttgttttgatgtggaaactgatattggatttgttttgcttgttgacaggagcggtTGGGTGTGGTGCAGTCGCGGGAGAGATTTTCGAGactgtggacattgataccgcggttgaccCAGGCCGACctcgatatcattgagagatgcggtttgacgtcccttttggatatgcctcggttcactgtgaaccgggggctactgacagcacttgcagagaggtggcacagtgacacgaacacctttcattttgctactggagagatgacagtcacaccagaggactgttacaggatcctgtgcATTCCCGTaataggtgcactactaccatatgagcagtcagaggagggtggtacaaaGGCACTGCGCCGCATCTTTCATGATGAGACAAcctgtggttatgagatcccgtggtaggagtttttagacctggattacgcaccactgccatccgtactagtagggtttattggtggattcctttgtcctgatcgcaggtcaaagggattctctatgggatgggggttggtattagaggagatggtgacacagggccgaaggttttcatggggatcagctatgctggcccatctgtacaggggcttacatgaggtggtatacctcggttacgataatttgtcagctggcgtgacattgttacaggtatggtgctgggagcacattccaactgcgaggccattagcagacagagacaggcccgtgggatgcgcatatgcgtacggatacaggggtctagttgtccagtgaaagctgggcaaactagagcattggaggagagtactagatgatattgatatggtcacatggcgaccgtatataggttgtgaggtgtgggcggaggatgggttggagatgccctttgtatttatgatgagatatctaatcgggaggaccccatttgttatagagaggtttgtggtgacccgagttttgagatagtttggtcatCAGTAGGGTATACCTTAGGGAGCTTGCTTATATGCCCGACGGAGGCGGGATGTAGCCGATTagggcccgaccattgatagcgcagtggcggtggaggagtttgttgggttggcggggcagatatgggattatgctcCAAAGATTCTAGATgcgggcatgactgatgagttcgCTAGATTGTTTGCTACGCAGGCGGTGGTTAGGATATCTGATCCCGAGGAGATGCGGccatcttttgatgatgatgatgaggagggagagggagatgatgatgatgatggagatgatggaggaggagaacgagggagaggagtcagagggagacggggagatagagggaggagaggagatagagatgtggagagagcggtgagacagggggTGATAAACAAGGGGAGAGGTGGATTAGCTATtggagccagtggagaggggagggtgggggaggtgttagctacAGTGGGGGGTACAGATGAGGCGAGGTgaccagcgcagaggaggaggacggatgtgctcccacctccagcaccgaggacaggcagagtgggaggggttgcccctgcacaggtaccgctatgggttcaggtccctacacatgttgaggatgctcagattcggaccctgcaggtgactatacagcagctgcaggcacaagtTTTGACACATCAGTGGCAGATTGCGCAGTTGACCGCTGAgtgggatatagagatagagcggagggggcgagcgaaggagcttgcagccagtgtgcagagagcagtggcgagtggcccgatgagagacactctgagagagctagcattgagagctcaggaggcggagtactactgGCAGCATTATGAGGCTACGGTACCCAGGGATCATcgagtacagagcttcacacagtcgagatctagtcgatctcgagatactgggtcgctgtctgagagccgaggtgtgacagggccaccgagacaggaccctcctggagatccaggggtggggacatctggagccaaaccatctccgtcaggggatagccatacttgagagatgtggtctctgttgtattttttatcattgtattctttgtactggacacaatgatgatatattttgtacattttgatcattttttagagatatatatatacggcaccattttctttgatcatgtggggTGTTTAtctggatgcatgttatgtgggttatttctttactttatgatgatgcaatgcttaaaaatatgatataatgtatgatgcaagatgtatgtttgtgaaatgtatcttgaaaatgagatgtatgatttgatatgctgtgagatgtatcttgaaaatgagatgtatgataatgagatgtaaaatgtaaaatgatatgcaactatgtttttggtagcatcctcagtctgcatttgccatccgatatagccatatttatttgttttctttgtaggtatcatctttgagcattgatttgtttaagatatgttgaaaatttatacaagcacaatggtataattgaaccataatgacctgagaaaaatttacatgatttttgattttgcaagatagcacaagcgtcaaggtataattgaaccaggacgacctgagtgcgtattgcgtaaacagacaagattaaatcatttgtatgcatgaagtggaatcaggccttcagtgatattcgatgtatcacgtcttgaggcaagtattcaca
The nucleotide sequence above comes from Cryptomeria japonica chromosome 11, Sugi_1.0, whole genome shotgun sequence. Encoded proteins:
- the LOC131077738 gene encoding class V chitinase CHIT5b, translated to MKNTRIVFWALCLFFCSAEAGEGKDCVSSSVKAAYWPSIKISLMPPASINAPLYSHILYGFAQMNNHTFKLEGEKMMADFTATVQKKNPCVKTLISINGGGSNALALALMTTNPIHRAVFIKSAIALARRHAFHGLDLDWEFPTNTTEMENLGNLFSEWRHAINLESRSSGRPPLLLTAAVYYAHTFVIYGEHRSYPTASIAKNLDWVNVMCYDYKGSWDTSATGAHAVLYDHSSNISSSYGITSWIESGLPPEKLVMGMPLYGKSWVLKSQNQTGIGAPAVAAGPKQSTSDESGIMFYSEITDFVREKHATEVFDTESVSAYSYAGELWVGYDNPDCVAAKVKFAKKRGLLGYFFWAISQDSNWTLSTTALESWDKYL